The genomic segment AACAGATTGTGCTGCATCTACTCGTCCCGGCTGAGGAAACTGAGCCGATCATGGACCGGTTCGAGGAACGCTACGCCGACCTCGAAGGCTTTCACGTGATCCTCTCCCCCGTCGAAGCCGTCCTGCCCCGCCCCGAAGCGGTGAATGGCGATGAGGACGAGGAGGAGGAGTCCCTCAACGGTGAATCCGAAGCCACGCTGGGTGAGAAACAGCGAATCAGTCGCGAGGAACTGTATACGAATGTGGTCGAGGACCTCGGCGTCACTTCTGTTTTTCTGGCCATGACATTTCTCTCAGCCATCGTGGCCGCCGTGGGACTGATTCGCGACGACGTGGCGGTGATCATTGGGGCGATGGTGATTGCACCGTTGCTGACGCCAAATGTTGCTCTGTCACTGGCGACAACATTGGGAGATTGGAAGTTGATGCGGCGGGCATTCGTCGCGAATGTGAGTGGCGTCGTCGTGGCGTTTGTGGTGGCTGTGATCATCGGACTCATTTTCGGAGTCGATCCAGACAATAAAGCCATCGCCGCACGGACGAATGTGAATCTGGGAGACATCCTCTTAGCATTGGCCGCCGGGGCTGCTGGGACATTGGCATTTACCCGTGGACTTTCAGGTGCGGTCATCGGCGTGATGGTTGCGGTGGCACTGATGCCGCCGCTTGTTGCGTGCGGCATGCTGATTGGTTCCGGCCAGTATCGTCTCGCAAGCGGTGCGATGTTATTAACCGTAGCAAACGTGATCTCGGTAAATTTGGCCGGCGTCGGCACATTTTTGATCCAAGGGGTCCGACCGCGGAGTTGGTGGGAAGCCAAGCGTGCCAAAACAGCGACACGGCGGGCGATTGCCGTCTGGATTGTGCTGCTAATTGCCCTGGCGTTGTTGTTTTGGTTCAGACGGTAAGCCCGGCGGGAATTGTTGTAGTGTTGCGTGACAGGAAAACGTAGATTATAGATCATTCAACGCGGGAACTGGGCGACGAATTGGACGATCGTTACTGCTAGCGGTCATCAAAATGGCATTGAGCCATCGCTACGACATAGGTAGGTCGTGATTCCCAGATAAGACTCACCGATTCATAGGCGTTCACCATGGCGATCGATATTACTTGCCCCGATTGTTTTCAAACGTATCGCGTCAAGGACGAACTTGAAGGGCGGCGGGTGCGTTGTCAAGAATGCGGAGCGGGGATTGATGTGGAAGTTGAAGAGGACTTAGAAGAGTTGGCCCCCTTGACGACGAAAAAAGTGCGCCCGCGGAAAAAGGCTGCTCAGTCGCGATCGCCCAAACCGGCGGCCGCACCGATGTCACAATCGACCAAAATCCTGCTCGGATCGGGAGCCACTGCGTTTCTTATCATGGCTGTGATTGGTGGATTGGTTTTCCTGGCTTGGAAGAGTGATGAATTCGGGGGAAATGAGGATCCCTACAATCTAGCTGCCGTGACGATCCCCGATTTTCCGGACCCGGAATTGAAAACAGTTGGTGAAGATTCATTCCAAATCGCCAAACTCCAACTCAAAAGCAATTGGGGCGGCCCGGGAACGGCGATGCAGTTGTGGCTGTACTTGCCGGTGGGAGAGCATGCGGACAAATCGCTGCCGTGCGTGTTAATAGCGCCTGCGGGAACTAATTTACTCAGGGGAAGCAATGTGGGCGAAGGTTCGGCGCCGGAACACATCCCCTATGTTGAGGCGGGATTTGCGGTCGTCGCCTACTCCTTGGATGGAAATATCGACGACCCTGAAAATGCGGACGGCTCCGACTTGGGCGATGCTTACGACGAATTTGTGTTGGCACGGGCCGGGCTCGTGAATGCGCGGAATGCCTTGGAGTTTGCACTCACCAAGGTCCCCGCGGTCGATCCTCGGCGAATTTTCACCGCTGGGCACAGTTCGGCCGGCACGTTGGCATTATTGTTTGCAGAACATGAACCGCGTTTGTGCGGTTGTGTTGCCTATGCTCCCGGATCAGACTTTACGGAAATGGAGGTCGAACTCGAAAAGAATCCGCTTTTGCGTCTGGTGTTCCCCCACGTCCAAAGGTTTTTAACCCGCAGTTGCCCGCAGACGCATGTGGCGGAATTTCACTGCCCTTTGTTTTTATTTCATGCCGAAGGAGATCAAGTTGTCCGCATCTCCGAGTCGCGGCAGTTTGTCAGTCTCTTGGACGCGCAAGGAAAAAATGTCACGTTTGAGACGATCCCCGGAGGCGATCATTATTTCCCGATGCTGGATCAAGGAATCCCTCAAGCAATTGAGTGGATGGAGAATTTTGAGTGAACCGGCAATAATTCATGTCACCTTATTGAACACGCTCACGTATCCATCGGCATAAAACATTACGCACTATTTTCGAAAAATGGATCCGCACATCATGACCTCCCCCACCTTCAAACAACTCACCGACTATTTCATCGCCGCTGGAGCGAATGATGTGGCGCATACGAAGAAGTCGTACATCGCCCATGCCATCGGCGTGCACAATGACCTCCGGGCGTGGGGCTGTAGCGATGAATTGTGCCGAGCAGCGATGTTCCATTCGATCTACGGAACCGAGCTTTTTCAAGACTTCACACTTCCCGTGGAAAAACGGGACGAAGTGGCAGAGTTGATCGGCGAGCGGGCGGAACGGTTGGCGTTTTGGAATTGTTTTATGGATCGCTCGACGTTGGATGCTTGCGCCAAACGCGGCACGCCACCGTTCATCATCCGGAATCGCGTCACCGGGGAAGAGGCGGAATTGTCGACCGAGGATTTCGACGATCTGTGCCGGATCCATTTGTGCGATTGGCTGGAGCAGGTCGCCCGGGCCGATCATTGGGATTACCGCCGCGAAGCCTATCGAGATTTCGCCGAGCGGTTGGGCGGTGTGGCGCTAGAGTCGTATGACCGCGTATTTGCTAGCGAACCGAAGGTATAATGGTTCATTATTTACCAGTCCTGGAAGAAGCGGCCGTTTCAGGGGTTGGCGAAATCCGGCGGTTTGCTTAATCTAAACCTTTGTTCCCTCGGTTCTCAGCCCCGGAACAATCTGAACACAAATTGCAATTTTCGCCGCGGAGCCGTCCTATGAGTGTCGAACACGAATTCATCGTCTGTCTGGGCACGATTCGCAGAGGTTTTCAATTTTTCGGGCCGTTCGTCTCAGAGCAGGCCGCCAAGGATTGGGCCGATGTGGCGGTGGAAGCTTCGTATACGATTTCTCCGTTGCTCAAGGATGAACGTGTCGCGGAATGCAACTGTGCCATGTCGCAGGGTGACGGGATTTAATTTCGCCCTGGCAGCCGCCCCCCCTGCCCTGCTTTGAATCGTGGACGATCTGGCAACCAAACCCCAAAAAAGTGACCGCGGATGGCCGGACGGCAGAGTTCTTTGAAATCCGTGTTTCTGCTGAGCGCCGGTTCGTTTGGGCATTTGGTGTTGCAGTTTGTGCTGCTCAAAATCCTAGCGGATCTGTACGGCACGGGGGAACAGAAGGCAGCCTATTCGGCGGCCCGCGCGGTGCCGTTGGTGATCAGCACGATCTTGATTGGCACCCTGAGCTTTGCCTTCGTGCCGATTTTCGTCGAACGCCGCGAACGACTCGGACGCCGCGCCGCCTGGGAAACCGCCGGATCCGTCGTGGGATTGATGCTGCTGGTGACGACCAGTTTTGCCATTCTTGCCAGCCTGGCTGCCCAACCGCTCATAGCGCGGCTCAATCCAAATTTCTCCGGAGAACAGTTGAAGCTGACCGTCGGTCTGTTTCGGATTGTGGTCTGGCTAACGGTCACCAACGGAATGATCGGTGTGCTGCAGGCGCTGCATCAATGTCACCACCGTTTTCTATTGCCGGCACTGAGCCCGATTCTGGGAAGCGGCATCGCCGTGCTATCGACGTGGCTGCTTCACGAAAAATTGGGGATCGCCGCCACCGCCTACGGCGTGCTGATCGGCGCCATCCTTGGGGCCGCAATCCAGTTACCGTTATTCCTACGGCATGCCCGTATACGAATCGGAGGCGATGCGGGGTTATCACGAATCCTCCACATGATGGCGCCCCTGGTCGCAGGAGCGGCTTACTACAAACTCGATCCGTTGGTCGACCGCTATTTGCTGCAGCCGACCAGCATTCCGCTGTTGGACTATTCTTGGGCCATCACCAGCGCGATGCTGATTCTCACATCCAGCGGCCTATCGGTGGTGGTCTTTCCTGTGATTGCCCAACATTCGTCGTCCGGAAATCGAGCAGGCCTCAAGGATGAGTTGGCGTATGCAATGCGGTTTTTGGCGTTTGTGCTCACACCGGTCGTGGTCGGTCTGTTGTTTTTCAGCACACCGGTCATCAAGGATTTATTCCAAGGAGGTGAGTTTACGCCAGCCGATACCGAAATGGTTTCGCAGCTAGTAAAAATCTACACATTGGTCATGATCGCGGGGAGTTTCGGCGAGATGCTATCTCGCGTGTTTTATGTGCTCAACGACACATGGACACCGGTACGGATTTCGGTCGTCGGCTTCACGCTGGGCGCAATCGCTAAATACTTAGTCGCTCCGCAGTGGGGAGTCATCGGCGTGGTTTCGGCAACATCGACCTATTATCTATTCAACGCAGCCAGCATGTTGTGGCTATTGCGCAAGCGGATTCAAGGCGTTGGGTTTGGCGGAGTGTTGCGCATGGTCCGCGATTCCCTGTTCGGCGCTGCTGTCGCCGCAGCAGTGGCGTACTGTGTTATCCAACTGGGATTTCGATTATCTTCCATCGTAGCCGCTCTCCTGGCAGCCGTTGCCTATGGAGGAGTGATGTACGTTATCCGCAACGAATTTGCAGTCATGTTTGTGTCCTATCTGGCAGGCTTCAGAGATCGCATTCGGCAAAATGGAGACCACAGTGATGCCGACCAGTGAATCAACCAAGTCGAAAGGCGTGGAGTTAGACGTCGACTGGGAACAAACCTGCTGCCCGTTGTGCGGCGCGGACCAACCCCACTTGATGCTGACCGGACCGGATCGCTTGTTGGGCCTGCCAGGTACGTTTCACTTGGTGCAGTGTGGCGTTTGTGGACACGCTTACTTAAATCCACGACCAACGCAAGAAACGATCGGCGCGTATTACCCTCCCGAATATGCGCCTTACCACGCCCCGGATGATGATTCTGCGAAACCGCAAACCACGGCAACCCAACGTGTCGGGCCGCTACGCCGCTGTCTGCGGTGGTTCTTGGATCCACGGGGAGAATACATTCCGCCCCTCACCCAATCCCAGCGTCGGGCGTTGGAAATCGGGTGCGCGGACGGAGGTTTTTTAGAGCGACTAAAAACACAGGGGTGGGAGGTCAGCGGCGTCGAATTTTCACCCGATGCGGTCGCCACCGCGCAGCAACGCGGTTTGAACGTACAACTCGGCACGCTGGAGTCGGCCAATCTTCCCGCAAACCATTTCGACGCTGTCTTTCTGTGGATGGTTTTAGAGCATCTCCACGATCCGCAGGCGACGTTGCGAGAGATTCGCCGCATCCTGAAGCCGGATGGTTGGCTGATGTTCAGTGTTCCCAATTTCGGTGCCTGGGACCGACGTTTTTTTGGTCGGTTTTGGTATGCACTTGATTTGCCGCGCCATCTGCAACATTTCACACCCCGTACCGTAAATCGGTTGCTGAGTGAAACAGGTTTTGAAACCGATCGGATTATTTACCAGCGGACGGCCAACAATCTTGTGGGCAGTCTTGGCTATTGGTGGCGCGACCGTTTTCCCAACTCGCGCTTAGCGGCGACTTTGATTCAACATTGCGCTGCACCGCGAACCGGATTGGTACTGCTCTTAGCGATACCCGCTAAGGTTTGGGCGTGGTTGCGGCAAGGGGGCGGATTGACCGTTGTAGCACGGCCGAAGGCCAATTTCCCCACCTCCAGCGATTCGGCGGAATAGGAACACGATGCGGATATTGTTTCTTACATCCGGCCGCGAAGTCCCCAGCAGTCGCTTCCGCGTTCTGCAATACGTGCCGTATCTTGAGCAGCGGGGGCATCATTGTGTCGTCGCACCGAGCAAGCCTCCCAAATACCGTGGTTGGCCTTGGCTGGGGAATCGACTGAGTGAGTTGCCCCGCGCGGGTGCGCGCACGCTCGACTTATTGCGGGCCGCATGGTCACGGTTTGATGTGGTTGTGGTTGAACGGGAATTGTTTAGCAGCGGAATCACGTTCTTTGAAAAGCAATTCCGCCGCATCGCTCCGACGCTCGTATTGGATGTCGACGACGGCGTTTTCCTGAGTGCTCCGCAGAAGTTCCAAGAATTAGCAACACTTTCCAATACCGTCGTCGCCGGCAATCGTTTGATTGCAGCCTATAGCGAAAAACAGAATCCGCGTACTGTCGTAATTCCCACCTCGTTGGACCTGTCGCGTTATGAATACCAACCGCCGACGCATCGCGTAGATCGCCCCATTGTGCTCGGCTGGACGGGCACGGCGGGGAATTATCCGCAACTTGGTTTGATCACAGATGCGCTGCGGCAATTGCCGGCAGACCGGGACTATGAATTGCGAATCATCGCCGAGCGAGAACCGCCGGCGGAATTGACGTCGCTCGACAATATTAAAGTCCGATTTCAGCCATGGAATGCGGAGCGTGAAATCGAGGACTTGCGAGCATTCGACATCGGCCTGATGCCGCTGCCCGACGATGAATGGGCACGATACAAATGCGGCCTCAAGGTCCTGCAATATTTGGCGCTGGGAATTCCGGCGATTGCTTCTCCGGTGGGAGTGAACAGCGAAATTCTCACGCACGACCAAAACGGTTTGCTGGCGGATTCGACCGCCGCGTGGATCGATGCGATTGAGCGGTTGGCTGACGATATCGATTTACGTCGGAAACTCGCAACCGCGGGACGCACAACCGTAGAAGCAACCTACAGCGTGGAAAAGAACGTGACGCTGTGGGAAGAGGTGCTCAATTCCGCCGCAGCGACATGAGCGGATTCTCCCGCTTTGGAGAGAATCCGCTCGCTGCGTGAATTACGCTTGTTCTTCGGGCATATGCGATTGGTCCAACTCGTTGGCGGGGACCATTTTTTCGTTCTTGCGATCCCAACCCATCATTTGGTTGGTTCGCCACGATTCGTTGGCCATGTTCACAGCCACAACGCCGGCAAGTCCCAACTCGGTCGGGCACTTCAATTCCTCACCATTGCGGAGGTGGTTGTGCAGGTTGTTGTGGTGCAGCACGATATCTTCGCCGCCGGATTTCTTGTGTTGAGCCAAGATCTTTCCATCCTTGTCCTTGGCGACCCAACCGCTGCCGGTGAAGTACAATGTCCCCCGATAGCCGCGGACCAAATGGTCGATGCCAACACGGTTGCTCATGGTTCCTAACACGTACACCGTCATGCCGCGGGGATATTCGCAGATCATTTCGAAGTTGTCCGGCAGATCCCGTCCATCGGGCCATTGCCAAATGCCTCCCATGCCGACAACACGGCGGGGATACAGCAAGTTGCAGGCTTTCATGATCCGCGTGATGCGGTGGATGAACAAGTCGGTGCAAATGCCGCCCGAATACTGCGAATAGTTCCGCCATTCAAAGTAGTGATGCGGATTCCAGTCCAGCTTGGGAGCATGCCCCAGCCAGGCATCCCAATCCAAATCGGCCGGTTGCGGTTTCCCTTCGACCGAAGGACGTTTCCGCCAAGGACCTTGCGTATCGTAGCGGCGGACGTATTCGATTTGCGCCTGCACGACCTGTCCGATGACACCCTCTTCGATTGCCTTCGCCGCCGAGCTGTAACTATCGTCCGACATGCCTTGCACGCCGACCTGGATAGCTTTGCCGGTCTCTTTTTGCTTTTTGATGACTTCCTGTGCTTGTGGAATCGAGTGCGTCATCGGCTTTTCGCAATAGACGTCTTTGCCGGCGTCCATAGCATCGACGGTCATTGTCGAGTGCCAATGTTCGGGGGTGGCAATCGTGACGTAGTCGATTTCCTTGATGTCCAGCACTTTGCGGTAGTCGCTGTAGCTATCGGTATCCAATTGCTTGGCGGCTGCATCGGCGCGGGTCTTCCAGCAGTCGGCAACTCCAAGAAACTCCAAATTGTCCGATTCTTTTAATTTCAAACAGGCCTTCACATGCCCACCGCCCATGCCGCCCACGCCGATAAAACCGACCCGGATGCGGTCGTTGGCGCCCAGGACTTTGCCGTAGCTTTTAGCAGTCATGGCCACTGTTGTGGCGGCAACGCCGCTGGTGGCCAGGAATCGGCGTCGTGAAACGTGTTTGTCGTGTTGATCGGCAGCCATCGAATGGGACTCCTCGCGATTTTATCGCGTGTATTTAGGGCAAAGTTGCATGTTCATACATATTTAACGCGGCTTATATCATAGCAAGCGGCAAAATCGGCGGCAATTGACTTGGGACTTGCCTACGGCCGCCGCAGAAGTCACCATGATCAACGTGCGCGGACGCCTTCGCTGCTATGGTTTTACGTTGAATGAAGGTGATACGTTGAATATTTCCGCGCGCGTCGGGTGCCAACCTGACTGTCGTAGCAAATCACCATTAATACGGTAAATCCATGCAAAAGGCCTCCCCAGATTCGCCACGATTCATGGTGTCAATTTCGGAGTGGCTTTCTGTGGTTGCGTTCCTTTCGACTTTGTTCGCAATCGTTCTTCCAGCTGTCGACGCCGCACGTGACGTTGACCAACTACCACCAGTGCTGCCGCTACTCCACCCATTGTACGAAGACACTCCACCGTGGCCATTCCTGATCGGTACTCCGATCATCGTCACCGCGTCTGTCGCAATGCTTTGTGGTGTCGTTAGGATTTTCCTCCCTAAGACAATTCGCAGGTATTTCGTGTGGAGGAAACCCCCGTAGATTCGGGCAATATCCACGCAAAACTGACCTGCCGACGCGGTTCAAAACGATGCCCGACGTGATTAGTCCGCGTTGGCTGCCACCGCTGGCTCGTTAGGCAGTGTTCAGTGGCACCCAGAGTTTTTGTTTCTTAGGATAGATGAAATAGACGCGTTGAGTTCTTCTTTGAACGCGAGTCCCGCAGTCGTACTGTACTGCATTTCAATCAGGCGGACCTGTCGTTGAAAGCCGACTACGCCGCTGAGGAAAAACACGGCAGGGAGGGTTGTTTTGGGGAACAGTAGAAACATCTTGCTCACCAACGACGATGGAATCTTCGCGCCGGGATTGGCGGCGCTGCGTCAGGCGCTGGAAAATCTCGGAAACGTGCAGGTGGTGGCACCGGCGAGCGAACAGAGCGGCGTCAGCCATTCTATCACCTATCTTGAGCCGTTGATTATCGACGAAGTCTATCACGACGACCAGCTTTTCGGCCGCGCCGTCGGTGGTAGCCCGGCGGATTGTGTGAAGGCGGCGATGTTGGAATTGTGTGATCCCCCGCCCGATTTAGTCGTCAGCGGCATCAATTCCGGATCGAATGCGGGAATCAATGTGCTGTATTCCGGCACGGTCGCGGCTGCGATTGAAGGAGCCTTTTTCGGCGTGACATCGATTGCAGTCTCGCTGTCGACGCATACCCGCCCCGACTACGAAGCGACCGCTGCGTTGGCGACCGATCTCATTGGACAGTTACTCGCCGGTAACCCTTCGCCCGGTTCGCTATGGAATATCAACTTTCCCAAATGCCAAGCAGACTGGCCGTTGGGGGTGAAAGTCGTCCCCATGGGGTTGGAACGCTATCGCGAGATGCTCGAAAAACGGACCGATCCTCGTGGACGGACCTACTATTGGAGCGGTTTGCATCCTGAACAAACCCCGCCTACCGAACTAAACTCCGACGTCGCCGCACTGACGGAAGGCTTCGTGACGATTACTCCATTGAATTTCAATCTCACCTGCACCGACGAAATGCAACGCGTCAGCGACATCGAATGGCAACTGCCGCCCCATTAATTATTGAAAGTTGGCGACGGGTTGGGCTCCCTATTTTAGGGTCCGACGCGCTCGATCTGTCGATTGGGCTTGAATCTTGGGCCTAGGCCGGAGATAAGAAACGTTTGAGGGACGCATCAAATCACCTCCGCCCATTCGATTCGCGCAACGTTATAATCGATTTCTAAGGACCAGTCCGCCATGCGATTTCTGCTCGCCTGTTTGTCGTTATTGGTTTGTCTGGGCTGCGAAGACTCCAAGAAGCCCAAGCGCGAGAGTAATATTAAAAAGCTGACGCAGGAGGTCTTCGACGCACAGGTCGAATTGCAGAACAAAGACATCGTGGAAGTGGAAAATAAAGTCGGGGGCAGCGACCCGATTTCGCAGTCGATGTCAGCCTACACCGCCGTAACCAGCCAAGTGAGTACGATGCAAGCACAACAACGCGTGATTATGTACGAGGTCGAGAATAATCGCTATCCGACCTACGAAGAATTCATGAAACTCGTAAAGGTGGAAGGCATGAAATTCGCCATGCTCCCCCCCTATCAAAAATACGGCTACGATGCGGAAACGGGCCGCGTGATGGTTCTGGAAGACAAAAAAGACAAAGCAGAACGCTACAAAAAAGCGGGCGTCAACGAAGATGGGGAATGGGCAAAGGATTGACGGGACGATGACAATTCGAACACAACTCGACAACAAAGGGCCAAGTATGCGATACGCAATGATAGCGGCGATATTAACCGTCTGTGTGGGCTGTGACGAAATGAAAAAAATGGGCGAAGAAAAACGCCAACCGGCCGCCCCACCCGGCGTTGCTCCCCCGGCTGGCGGTGGGGGGATCATGGGTATGGAGGCTCCCCGAAAAAATGCCGTAGAACGCCGAAAGCCCAATGCGATCGGCGGTTCCGGCCCGGCCCGTAAATCCGATTCAATAATCGGCAAGAAGACCGCCGAAGTCGTCGACATGACGACCATCCGCGACGATCCCAACATCCAACCCGTCTTGGAGCAAAAGCTGAACATCACCGATCCAGTTTCCGGCGTCGCGACGCTTTATTTTCGCATGGCGGGCCAAGCCAGTACGTTTGGAATGCAAGGTGCGATTCGACTTTATCAAGCGCAGCACGAAAAATTCCCCAGCCTGGAGGAATTCAAGAAAATCATGAAGGATCACCGTGTCGAATTCGCCAAACTGCGGCCGTACGAAATGTATGCCTACGATGAAGAAACAGGCGACCTCGCCGTCATGCAGGATCTCAAATTGAAGGCGGAAATCTATGCCAAGCATGGTCTAGACCCGGCCGATGACTAAGCTTGCCGAAATCGCGAGGGAACTGGCGTTCCCTATCAAGTTCGCTCTAGGACCGCTAAACTCTTGGCGAATCAACTGATCACCCGCCCGTTGCAAGTCACTTCGACTTTTGGGGTCGCCACGCGCCCAAAACGCGTATGAACCGACGTTGCAATTGGTGGGAGTCGCCAACAGCGAATGTCGAGTTTGTCCATGAAATCTTTGCCGATTGTTGACCAGCCAGCCCCCCCCCTGCCCCAGGTCGCCGACCCCGAAGGGGAAACGCGCTATTCCAAGGGGACGTACGCGTTTGTCAGCTTAGGCTGTCCTAAAAACCTGATCGACAGCGAACGCATGCTCGGTGCGTTGTCATTGGACGGTTATTCCCTCGTCTCGGAACCGGACGGAGCCGATTTTGTGATCGTGAACACTTGTGGTTTCATCGAAAGCGCGAGAGATGAATCCAAAGGCGTGATCCATGAGATGTTGGATCTCAAACGCCGTGGCGGCACCAAGGGATTGATTGTAGCCGGTTGCCTACCGGAACGTATGGGGGGCAGCCTTCTGGAAGAAATGCCCGAAATTGATCACGTGGTCGGGGTCTTCGGTCGTGAAGAAATCACCCGGGTCGCCGATCGTTTGATTGGCGGAGCACGCGAACAACGTGAGGTCTTCCGCCCCGCCCCGATCCGTGCACTGGACGACCGCTCGCGGCTCCGCATCACACCGTCGCATTTCGCATATCTAAAGATCTCCGAAGGTTGCGACCGGACTTGCACATTTTGCGCAATCCCTAAAATGCGCGGTAAGCATGCCACCAAACCCATGGACTTGGTGATCGCTGAGGCCCAGGAATTGGCCGCCGACGGGGTACGCGAATTGAATATCGTCGCTCAAGATACTACGTACTACGGATTGGATTTGTACGGCGAAGTCCGCCTCACCCAGTTGCTCAAAGAATTGGAGCAAGTCGACGGCATTGACTGGATCCGGCTGATGTATTTGTATCCCATCAACTTCACGGATCAACTGATCGACACCATCGCCGCATCAAACAAGATCATCCCCTACCTCGACATGCCGTTGCAGCACATCAATGATACGATGCTCAAACGCATGCAACGGCGCGTGAACAAGGCAGACAGCGTGGCGCTGGTGAAAAAACTGCGAGAACGGATTCCGAATGTTGTCATGCGGACAACATTCGTCGTTGGCTTCCCGGGCGAAACGGATGCGCAATTCCGCGAACTCAAGGATTTCGTGAGCGACATCAAATTCGAACGCATGGGTGTCTTCACGTATTCGTTAGAGCCGGACACCCCCGCAGTGAAGTTGCCCGACCATCTGCCCGAAAAGGTCAAACAGCAAAGGATGGGTGAATTGATGTCGACGCAACAACAAATTGCCTTTGATTTCAGTGACTCCTTGGTCGGTTATGAATTGGACGTGCTCATCGACGCGCATGTCGAGGACGACACCTGGCTCGGACGCACGTATGCCGATGCTCCGGAAATCGACGGCAATATCTACGTGACG from the Symmachiella macrocystis genome contains:
- a CDS encoding glycosyltransferase family 4 protein, with the protein product MRILFLTSGREVPSSRFRVLQYVPYLEQRGHHCVVAPSKPPKYRGWPWLGNRLSELPRAGARTLDLLRAAWSRFDVVVVERELFSSGITFFEKQFRRIAPTLVLDVDDGVFLSAPQKFQELATLSNTVVAGNRLIAAYSEKQNPRTVVIPTSLDLSRYEYQPPTHRVDRPIVLGWTGTAGNYPQLGLITDALRQLPADRDYELRIIAEREPPAELTSLDNIKVRFQPWNAEREIEDLRAFDIGLMPLPDDEWARYKCGLKVLQYLALGIPAIASPVGVNSEILTHDQNGLLADSTAAWIDAIERLADDIDLRRKLATAGRTTVEATYSVEKNVTLWEEVLNSAAAT
- a CDS encoding TIGR00341 family protein; amino-acid sequence: MALRLMQIFLPDDADQEFDELLEGREVIGRWRDEDAQQIVLHLLVPAEETEPIMDRFEERYADLEGFHVILSPVEAVLPRPEAVNGDEDEEEESLNGESEATLGEKQRISREELYTNVVEDLGVTSVFLAMTFLSAIVAAVGLIRDDVAVIIGAMVIAPLLTPNVALSLATTLGDWKLMRRAFVANVSGVVVAFVVAVIIGLIFGVDPDNKAIAARTNVNLGDILLALAAGAAGTLAFTRGLSGAVIGVMVAVALMPPLVACGMLIGSGQYRLASGAMLLTVANVISVNLAGVGTFLIQGVRPRSWWEAKRAKTATRRAIAVWIVLLIALALLFWFRR
- a CDS encoding Gfo/Idh/MocA family protein encodes the protein MAADQHDKHVSRRRFLATSGVAATTVAMTAKSYGKVLGANDRIRVGFIGVGGMGGGHVKACLKLKESDNLEFLGVADCWKTRADAAAKQLDTDSYSDYRKVLDIKEIDYVTIATPEHWHSTMTVDAMDAGKDVYCEKPMTHSIPQAQEVIKKQKETGKAIQVGVQGMSDDSYSSAAKAIEEGVIGQVVQAQIEYVRRYDTQGPWRKRPSVEGKPQPADLDWDAWLGHAPKLDWNPHHYFEWRNYSQYSGGICTDLFIHRITRIMKACNLLYPRRVVGMGGIWQWPDGRDLPDNFEMICEYPRGMTVYVLGTMSNRVGIDHLVRGYRGTLYFTGSGWVAKDKDGKILAQHKKSGGEDIVLHHNNLHNHLRNGEELKCPTELGLAGVVAVNMANESWRTNQMMGWDRKNEKMVPANELDQSHMPEEQA
- a CDS encoding class I SAM-dependent methyltransferase codes for the protein MPTSESTKSKGVELDVDWEQTCCPLCGADQPHLMLTGPDRLLGLPGTFHLVQCGVCGHAYLNPRPTQETIGAYYPPEYAPYHAPDDDSAKPQTTATQRVGPLRRCLRWFLDPRGEYIPPLTQSQRRALEIGCADGGFLERLKTQGWEVSGVEFSPDAVATAQQRGLNVQLGTLESANLPANHFDAVFLWMVLEHLHDPQATLREIRRILKPDGWLMFSVPNFGAWDRRFFGRFWYALDLPRHLQHFTPRTVNRLLSETGFETDRIIYQRTANNLVGSLGYWWRDRFPNSRLAATLIQHCAAPRTGLVLLLAIPAKVWAWLRQGGGLTVVARPKANFPTSSDSAE
- a CDS encoding DUF6817 domain-containing protein, giving the protein MTSPTFKQLTDYFIAAGANDVAHTKKSYIAHAIGVHNDLRAWGCSDELCRAAMFHSIYGTELFQDFTLPVEKRDEVAELIGERAERLAFWNCFMDRSTLDACAKRGTPPFIIRNRVTGEEAELSTEDFDDLCRIHLCDWLEQVARADHWDYRREAYRDFAERLGGVALESYDRVFASEPKV
- a CDS encoding lipid II flippase MurJ, whose product is MFLLSAGSFGHLVLQFVLLKILADLYGTGEQKAAYSAARAVPLVISTILIGTLSFAFVPIFVERRERLGRRAAWETAGSVVGLMLLVTTSFAILASLAAQPLIARLNPNFSGEQLKLTVGLFRIVVWLTVTNGMIGVLQALHQCHHRFLLPALSPILGSGIAVLSTWLLHEKLGIAATAYGVLIGAILGAAIQLPLFLRHARIRIGGDAGLSRILHMMAPLVAGAAYYKLDPLVDRYLLQPTSIPLLDYSWAITSAMLILTSSGLSVVVFPVIAQHSSSGNRAGLKDELAYAMRFLAFVLTPVVVGLLFFSTPVIKDLFQGGEFTPADTEMVSQLVKIYTLVMIAGSFGEMLSRVFYVLNDTWTPVRISVVGFTLGAIAKYLVAPQWGVIGVVSATSTYYLFNAASMLWLLRKRIQGVGFGGVLRMVRDSLFGAAVAAAVAYCVIQLGFRLSSIVAALLAAVAYGGVMYVIRNEFAVMFVSYLAGFRDRIRQNGDHSDADQ
- the surE gene encoding 5'/3'-nucleotidase SurE; the encoded protein is MGNSRNILLTNDDGIFAPGLAALRQALENLGNVQVVAPASEQSGVSHSITYLEPLIIDEVYHDDQLFGRAVGGSPADCVKAAMLELCDPPPDLVVSGINSGSNAGINVLYSGTVAAAIEGAFFGVTSIAVSLSTHTRPDYEATAALATDLIGQLLAGNPSPGSLWNINFPKCQADWPLGVKVVPMGLERYREMLEKRTDPRGRTYYWSGLHPEQTPPTELNSDVAALTEGFVTITPLNFNLTCTDEMQRVSDIEWQLPPH
- a CDS encoding prolyl oligopeptidase family serine peptidase, whose protein sequence is MAIDITCPDCFQTYRVKDELEGRRVRCQECGAGIDVEVEEDLEELAPLTTKKVRPRKKAAQSRSPKPAAAPMSQSTKILLGSGATAFLIMAVIGGLVFLAWKSDEFGGNEDPYNLAAVTIPDFPDPELKTVGEDSFQIAKLQLKSNWGGPGTAMQLWLYLPVGEHADKSLPCVLIAPAGTNLLRGSNVGEGSAPEHIPYVEAGFAVVAYSLDGNIDDPENADGSDLGDAYDEFVLARAGLVNARNALEFALTKVPAVDPRRIFTAGHSSAGTLALLFAEHEPRLCGCVAYAPGSDFTEMEVELEKNPLLRLVFPHVQRFLTRSCPQTHVAEFHCPLFLFHAEGDQVVRISESRQFVSLLDAQGKNVTFETIPGGDHYFPMLDQGIPQAIEWMENFE